CCGTTTATTCCAGTCTTAACGAAAAAAACATTCAGCAGGTGCCGCCAGACGACGAAAAGTATCTAAAGGTTCAGTTTCCTTATACGCTCTACTTTTCGAGAAAAACTATGATCCCAGGCTCTTCCAATCTACTCTGGATCCTGGAACGCAGTCGCTTAACCGTCTCGATCTGCTGCCTGATTTACTTCTGCTGTTCTGCTCCCTTTAGTCGATCTGCTTTCGCCGACGATGCGTTGCCAGTCTCCCTCTACGAAGAAATGCAGCAGTCAGCCGAGTCTGACCTGCTCTGCACTGAGTCAACCTGCGCTGAGAACACCGGTCCCTGTGTTTGTTGTGATGGTCCCGACTTCTGGACGCAGACAACGATGACACAGAACCTGTTTCCCAGTCGCGCCTGTCTGGCTGAGCAGGGAATTACCTTCGATGCCGACCTGATTCAATACTACATGGGCGTCGCCTCGGGAGGCCGGGAACAGGAATTTCGCTACTCGGGTCACGGCGACTATGTGATGAATATCGACTCAGGCAAGCTGGGCGGACCTCAAGGCCTGTTCGTCAAACTCCGCGCCGAACACCGTTTTGGTGAAACCATCAACAACGCAACCGGTGCAATTATCCCGGCGACCCTGGCTCCCGATTTGCCTGTCTCCTACAGTGATGAACTCTACCTGACTAACGTCCTGTTTACTCAGATGTTTTCCGAATCGTTTGGTGTCTTCGCAGGAAAGCTCGACACGCTCGACGGCGATATGAACGCCTTCGCCCATGGTCGCGGCAAAACCCAGTTCTCCAATACCGCCTTTATCGCCACGCCCATCGGTCTGCGAACCATCGTCTATTCAACACTTGGAACCGGTTTCCTGATCCTCCGAGAAGGCGAACCGATCTTCACCTTCACCGTCCTCAACGCAACAGATACCACCCGCACCAGTGGCTTCAATGAACTGTTCGCCCACGGTGCTGCCATCGTTCCGGAACTGCGTCTCCCCACAAACCTCTTCGGCAAACCAGGACACTTCCTGTTCGGCGCCAGCTACAGCACTCGTTCGTTCGCCTCGCTGGAACAGGATCCCCTGTTCGTTCTACCCACTGTTCCCATCGACCGCGAATCGGAATCCTGGTCGTTCTACTGGAACTTCGACCAATACCTGGTGGTCGATCCCGACAATCCCCAGCGTGGCTGGGGGCTCTTCGGCCGTGCCGGGATCGCCGATAAGCAGACGAATCCCATCGAGTGGTTCCTCAGCCTCGGGATCGGCGGCAGCAGTCCCATTGCCAGCCGCGAAGCAGACACCTTCGGTATCGGCTGGTATTATTCCGCTACCAGCGACCGCCTGACCCCCTTCATCGACAAGGTACTGGGAGGCGTAGGTGACGGTTACGGCGTTGAACTGTTCTACAACGTAGAAGTTACCAAATGGTTCCACCTGACCACCGACATGCAGGTCATCCGCCCCGCCCGTCAAACCATCGATACCGCCCTGCTCGTCGGCTTACGTGCCGTAATTGATCTCTGATCGAATTCAGATGATTAAACGCGCTCTCTTTGATGAACACATCACTGCATCAGCGACAGCACTATGAAACCAACCAGGTAAATCACGAGCATCAATAGACTCTCGAAACCGATGTTACCGGGACCATGCTTCTGTCGGTAGATCAATCCGGAGAGCAGGACCACATTCAACAGGAGTGTGATCGTCGTCAGCAGAATTTCCCGTGTCCCCATCCCCGGGCCGTGATAGATCGAACCGCTGAGAAATGCGAAATCAGCAGCCGCGATGAATAGCACATCAAAGAAATTCCCGCCGACCACGTCACTCACGGCCAGCGTCAATGCGCCGCGCCTGACCGCTGCCAGGCAGGTGACCAGTTCAGGGAGCGACGTCGCCCCCGCCATCAAGAGACCACCGATAATCGGCGCGGAAAGATTCGTTTTATCCTGAATGTTCCCCGCCGACTCCGCGACCAGGCTGCCACTGAATAATGTGAGCAGTCCTGAAATGATCAGTCCCGTCCACAACAGCCAGAGTCGTTCGTGCTGTGAACCCGGCGCAGGTTCATCGAGTACTGTCTCCGAAGTATGCCGCGGATGCCACATCGGTTCTTCCTGCACGCGATAGGTCAGCCAGAACGCCATCACCGCTCCCGCCAGCAACAACAGAGTCGCCGGATGCACGGGACCGATCACCACATTCGGACTGCCCAGACCGAGCAACACAATCGTGATCAGCAGGATCAGCATGATGGTCTGGATCATCGTCGTGGCCGAAGCAGCAGCATGTTCCAGATTTGCCTTACGATGCAACACATCGGCCAGCGCGAGCACCGTCGTCTGAAACGCGATGCCTCCCATCGCGTTACTCAACGCGAGCACCGCATGTCCCTGCAAAGCCGCCGTCACCGAAGCCGCCAGTCCCGGTAGCGCTGTGATCAGCCCCAGCATGATGGTCCCGGTCACTGCTTCTCCCAGACCGGTCCGATCTGCCAGCCGATCCGCGTATTCCGCCAGCTTGACTCCCGAGACTCCGATCACCACAGCTGCCATGATAAACACGGTGACATCGCCCCAGAGTGGCAGGTTTAATTCTAACATGGTGCAGTGGTTCTTACAGCGGAAGTTCGGCAGTAGAATTTGTCAGCGCGTCAGGTTGTTTAACTCAAACTCTGTTGTACCTTTTGCGTAGAACGCTGGCAACGCAAGGTCGCTTTTACCGATCCCTCTACTCAGAGTCGATTCAATGTGAAGAAGAAATCGTTTCCGATTCGTGCAATCCTTTCTTCGCGGCAGCAGACTGACCATTCCCGCGATAGTCCGCAGTCACTCCCCAGGCTTTCAATTTCCTCTGGAGCGTCCTCACGGAAACTCCCAGTGAGCGGGCCGACTGAGTCCGGTTTCCCCGATAGCGTTTGAGCGTCTGCTCAATCGCCGTGCGTTCCAGATCCTCCAGCCGGGTTCCTGCCGGAATCGCAATCTGGCCTGCTGCCAGTTGCCCCCCGTTCATCATCTCGGGTAGATCGGCCAGCGTCAGCACTTCTTCACGTGACAGCACCAGCATACTCTCCAGACAGTTACGCAACTGACGAATATTACCCGGCCAGTGGCCATTTCGCAGCCAGGCCTCCAGCTCAGGATCCAGCACAGGCACATCACGCTTAAGGCACTGGCACAGCTGTCTCAGAAAAAAGTTCACCAGCACCGGTATGTCATCCCGACGTTCGCGCAGAGGCGGTAAGGCCAGATTGACCACATTCAGTCGATAGAACAGATCTTCGCGAAAGTCTCCTGTCTGTACCATCTGCTGTAATGGATGACTGGTCGCCGCAATGACACGCACATCCACTTCCCGGTCCCGGTTACTGCCGATCAGGGTCACCCGGTGATTTTCCAGCACTCGTAGCAGTTTGGCCTGCGACTCCAGCTTGAAGTCGCCGATTTCGTCAATGAACAGGGTTCCGCCATGTGCTGCCTCAAAACGGCCCACCCGTGATTCACTGGCGCCAGTGAAGGACCCTTTCACGTGTCCGAACAGTTCGCTCTCCACCAGGTGTTCCGGCACCGCAGCCATGTTGATCGTCACAAACGGACGGTCCCCACGGGGACTGTTCCGGTGGATTGCTTCCGCCAGCAGTTCCTTCCCGGTTCCTGATTCTCCCGTAATCAATACCGTACTGTCTGTGCCGGCGACGCGCTGCGCCCGCTCAAACAGCTGCTGCATCACCTGGGTCGTCCCCACCATCTTTTCGAATCCCACGTAACGCCCCAGTCGTGCAGTGCTGGATCCGTGCTTCTCTTCTACAGCAACACGCGATTGCCGGGCCTGCAGATATCCCTTGACCAACTTTACCAGGGACTCAGCCTGCAACGGCTTGACCAGAAATTCGTCTGCCCCCTGTTTCATCGCGGCGACAGCCGTAACGACATCACTGGTGTGTGACAAAATCAGAAAAGGCACCTCGGGCGCCTGTTGTTTACAGAGATAAAGCAGTTCCAGAGAGATACTGACATCCTCTCCGGTATCGCAGAGAATCAGGTCGACCCTCTGTTCCAGGTATCGTGATACCTCACTCGGCGCACAGCACTGAGTTTGACAGAAATCCTGTTTTGAAAACCAGTTGTATATTTTTGAGTCTGAAGTTTGTTCTTCTGAAATGATCAGTAATTGGTCGTTAGACATGTTTGTTCTCCCCCTTCTGAACAGACTTGCGTTACTTTTCAGTTTCGCAAAGCCCGTGCCATGGAGAATTGCACATATAATCGTTTCTTTTAGCATTATTCCGCCCTGTTTTCGGGCTGGTCAGCAATCAGCCTGACGGCTCAGCGATCAGCGGGAAAGTCAATCTGACATGCCTAAAGTCATAAGTACGGCAATATGACTGCATTCTCTGCAGATTGTTGCAAACCAGAGGAAAAATCCCTGCTTGGCATTCCAGTTGCGGCATTCTTTCTCTGAATTTCAATCGAAACCAACAGAAGGGAGGCAGAGCATGAATGGCACATCGATAGAGAAACCCGTTATTCTGGTTACCGGAGCAGCCGGGTTGATCGGCACACGACTCGTTCAAGCGTTCTCAGAACAGTTCCAGGTGGTCGCCTTTGATGTCAAACCACTGCCCAAAGAGCAGCATTCCGCAGAATGGATCTCCTGTGATCTGACAGACGATGATTCGGTCGCCCGCGCGCTGTCAGACCTCAAGGTTCAGCACGGCAGTAAAATCGCCAGCGTGGTTCACCTGGCCGCCTACTACGACTTTTCCGGCGAGCCGAGCCCGCTGTACCAGGATCTGACCGTAGCGGGGACTCGACGGCTCTTACAGGGGCTGCAGGATTTTGACGTCGAGCAGTTTATCTTCTCAAGCTCTCTGCTGGTGCAAAAGTCAGTCGACGACGGGGAGCTCATTAAGGCATCATCACCGGTCGAAGCGGAATGGCAATACCCCCAGTCCAAGCTGGAAGCCGAGTCTACCATTCGGCAGTACGCCGGATCGATTCCGACCGTCATCCTGCGTCTGGCCGGTGTCTATGATGAGCAGTGTCACTCGATTCCCATCGGGCAGCAGATCTCTCGTATCTTCCAGAAGAAGCTGGAAAGTTATTTCTTCCCCGGCGACAAAACCCACGGCCAGGCCTTTCTGCATCTGAACGATCTGGTCGGCTGTTTCGAAGCCGTCATCGGTCATCGCCGTCGACTTCCGGAACATAGCCTGTTCGTCATCGGTGAAGAAGATGTCATGAGCTACGAAGAACTGCAGGAAAAAATCGGACTCTATCTGCATGGGGACCAGTGGCCCGCTATTCGGATTCCCAAAGCCGCCGCCAAGGCAGGTGCCTGGGTGAAAGATCAGCTCGCAGCAGACTCGGACGCCCCGTTCATTAAGCCCTGGATGATCGATCTGGCCGACCAGAACTATCCGGTCAGCGCAGAACGGGCCCGGGAACAGCTTGGCTGGGAACCCCGGCATCTGCTCCGCGAAACACTGCCCGATATGATCGACGCGCTGCTCGACGATCCCAAAGCCTGGTATGAGGAAAACGGCCTGCCGGTTCCTCGTGAGTTGCCGCAGCTCGAAGCCACGGGAGCCCGGAAATGAGCCAGTTATCGCTCAAAGGGTATCCCGCAGAACAGGCTGACCTTGAGGTCGCAGTTCCGCCGTTCGATTATAACCCGTCCACCTGGAGTCAGCGGATCCCGATCTGCGTTCTGGCCTGCATCGCCTTCTTACTGGCAGGGCACATGGCTCTCTTTCAGTGGGGGCTGATCGAAGCCCCCTGGGATCCGGTCTTCGGCGAACAGACGCGGAGGGTACTGACCTCAGATGTCGCCTTGAAAATGCATTACTGGTTCGGAGTGCCGGACGCAGCCCTGGGTGCGCTCGCGTATCTGGGTGATGCAATTTTCGGTCTGGCTGGTTCGACCCGTCGCTGGCAGTACCGTCCCTGGCTGGTCATTCTGTTTGGGATCGATGTCATTCCGCTGGGAATCGTCAGTGCAATTCTCGTTGTCTGCCAGGCAACGATTGTCGGCAACTGGTGTCTGTTCTGTCTGATCACCGCGGTCATCTCACTGGTGCTGGTCGTGATGGCTTATGACGAAGTCTATGCCTCGCTCAAGCTGCTCTATCGCGTCTGGCAGCGGACACACGATAAAAAAGTGCTCTGGCAGGTACTCTGGGGACGTCCCACAAAAATCGCCGACGAAATCGCCAGTGAGATGGTACAGAGAACCTGAGTTATCGAGGGAGAATCGCATGTGGTCGCGCGTTATTGAATTCATGCTGGGCTGCTGGCTCGCTATCAGTCCCTTTATCTTCACTGCAGGAGAACAGGTGCCTGCGTTGACGGCTGTGACCTGGGCTTCTGCCCTGCTGATCATCTGCCTCAGCCTGGTTTCTTACTGGCCGCCACTGCGCCACGCACATTTAGCGATCTTCTTTCTTGCGCTGGCGCTGATCGGCTATGGACGTTTCGCCGTCCCGGCTCCAATTCCCCCCGCACTCCAGAACCTGATTATGACCGGCTTATTATTATTGATGTTTGCCCTGGTGCCTAACCGTGCCAGCCAGCCTCCCCGCTGCTGGTACGATAAAGCGCCGGAAATGTCTTGAATAGACAGGAATGAAAGATGCCTTCCGCTATCAGTCAGTTCATCCACCCGGCTCTGGATCGTCAGGGCGTCAGTGATGAAATGCGGCACCTGATGATCACGCCGTACCGTGAAATAAAATTCGGTCTGCCAATTGTCGATCATGAAGGGGGTATGAAACTCTATACCGGCTTTCGCGTGCAACACAATCACAGCCGCGGGCCCTTCAAGGGAGGACTCCGTTTCCATCCCGATGTCGACCTCGATCACTTTCGTGATCTCGCTTCCGTCATGACCTGGAAATGCGCGCTGGTCGATATTCCCTTTGGCGGTGCCAAGGGGGGCATTAACTGCAATCCGCGTGACCTGAATCAACAGGAAATGGAAGTCCTCACAAAACGTTTTGTCGAACGCCTGGATGAAATGCTTGGCCCCGATCACGATATCCCCGCCCCAGACATGGGCACCGGCCCTCAGGAAATGGCCTGGATCCTCGAAGCCCGCTCGCAGGATCATGGTTTCGAACCAGGCACTGTGACTGGCAAACCGCTGCAACTCTTCGGATCGGAAGGACGAACCCAGGCAACAGGCCACGGGGTCGCTTTCGTCACCCGCTGGGCCTGCGAAGACTCGAACATAGACATTCAGGATGCCAGCATCGCGATTCAGGGTTTCGGAAATGTTGGCAGTTATACTGCACAGTTTCTACATGACTTCGGAGCCAGAGTCGTCGCCATCAGCGATAAGGACGGAGGCCTGTATCACCCCGAAGGACTCGACATTCCTGAGATACTCCAAGTCCGTCAACAGCCGCACGAAAAGCTCCGCTTGAACGAGCTGGCTGTTTCCGCAGAGCAGATCACAAATGAAGAACTGTTGACCCTCGATGTCGATGTATTGATTCCCGCTGCCGTGGAGGCGGTCATTAATGAAGAGAATGTCGAAGACATTCAAGCCCGGCTCATCGTTGAAGCAGCCAACATCCCGGTCACCTGTGAAGCCGATCAACGTCTCGAAGAACGGGGCATCCCGGTGATCCCCGATATCCTCGCGAATGCCGGTGGCGTGACGGTTTCCTACCTTGAATGGGTACAGAACCGACAACGTTACAGCTGGAAAGAAGAAAAAGTCAATCACATTCTGGAAGAAACACTGCACCAGGCCTGGAATCACCTCACCTCGTATGCCCGCGAAGAACAGATTTCCCGCCGTCTGGCTGCTTACACAATTGGAACACAACGTGTCAGGGAGGCAATTCAGCTCCGCGGCTTCTAAGACAGGGACCGGCCCAGGGGCAACATTTTACTTACAATCAATTTTTAAGCGGGTTCACTGAATCAAAGCACGACTCACTCGCGCCAAGATCAATGGGCTCTCAGCGCCCGCCCTTTCCAAGGAGTCAGTCATGGCCGCTAATCTTGCTCAAAAGCTCATCCGCTCGCATCTGGTCGAAGGTACTATGGAACCGGGAGAAGAAATCGGTCTCCACATCGATCAGACACTCACTCAGGACGCCACCGGTACCCTGGTCATGCTGGAACTCGAAGCGATGCAGCTCGATCGCGTGCAGACCGAAGTTTCCGTGCAGTACGTCGATCATAATCTCTTGCAGGAAGATTTCAAAAATCCCGATGACCACCTCTTCCTGCAAAGTGCCTGCCAGCGTTTCGGCATCTGGTTCAGTCGTCCCGGGAATGGCGTCAGTCATCCCCTGCACCAGGAATATTTCGGCAAGCCAGGCAAAACACTGCTCGGCTCAGACAGCCACACCTGTTCCGCCGGCGCACTCGGGATACTGGCCATCGGCGCAGGTGGACTCGAAGTCGCGATGGCCATGGCAGGCTTTCCCTTCTATCTCAAGATGCCCGAGATCTGGGGCGTTCATCTCACAGGCACGCTTCCCGACTGGGTCAGCGCCAAAGATCTGATTCTCGAAATGTTGCGTAGGCACGACGTCAAAGGAGCCGTGAATCGCATTATTGAATACCACGGTCCCGGTCTGAAACAACTCTCGGCCATGGACCGCCATGTGATCGCCAATATGGGCGCGGAGCTCGGCGCAACCGCCACGGTCTTCCCGGCTGACACAGAGATTCAGCATTTCCTGCACGAACAGGGACGCGCGGACGATTATACGGAACAGACAGCCGACGCGAATGCCAGCTATGACATTGAGGACGAAATCGATCTGGGGGCCCTGGAACCATTGATCGCACTCCCCTCCAGTCCGGGCAATGTGCACACTGTTCGCGAACAGGCCGGCGCCCCCATCTACCAGGCCTACATCGGTTCCTCTGCCAATCCCGGCTATCGCGACTTCGCTATCGCTGCCGAGATCGTCCGGGGCCGCCGCATTCATCCGCGCGTATCACTCGATATCAATCCCAGTTCACGGCAGATCCTGATGTCCCTGGTCGAACAGAGTGCTTTAGGCGCGTTGATCCAGTCCGGTGCCCGTATCCACCAGGCGGGATGCAATGGCTGCATCGGCATGGGGCAGGCTCCTGCTACCGACCAGATCAGTCTGCGTACCGTTCCCCGCAACTTTCCCGGGCGGAGTGGAACCCGGGAAGACAAGGTCTGCCTGGTCAGCCCTGAGACGGCTGCCGCTTCCGCACTCTCCGGATGCATCACCGATCCCCGCACGCTGGAAATGCCCTGCCCCTCAATCGAGATCCCCCAGGTTCGGACCAGTCGCGACGAACTCTTTCAGGCACCGCCTATGGATGACGACCTCACCCAGTTCGCACTACGCAAAGGACCAAATATTAAATCCATCCCGGAATTTGAACCTCTGCCCGACGAACTCGAGGTTCCCATACTACTCAAAATGCGCGATAACATCTCGACAGACGAAATCCTGCCCGCTGGTGCCCGGGTCCTCCCCTATCGCAGCAATATTCCCGAAATCAGTAAGTTCGCTTTCGAACAAATCGACTCCAGCTATGCAGAACACGCTCTGCATATCCGCGAAGCCGGCGGTCATTCAATCGTGGCCGGTGAGAACTACGGACAGGGTTCCAGTCGCGAACATGCAGCACTCGCCCCGCGCTATCTCGGGCTGAGACTGGTCATCGTCAAAAGCTTTGCTCGCATCCACTGGCAGAACCTCGTCAACTTCGGCATTCTCCCCCTCACTTTTGAAAACCCGGACGATTACGCAGAGATTGAGCAGAACGTACTGTTGCACATGGAATCACTCAGGCATCAGGTCGCAGATCAGCCGACAATCCAGGTCCACGTTAACGGCCACACAACCATCACGGCCCGGCATGGACTCTCAGAACGTCAGCGTGAGATCCTGCTGGCAGGCGGATTGATCAACTGGGCACGTTCGTCCCGGCAGAAACAGGCCTGACAGACATCGGTAATGTATTGCTCAAAGCACATAGTAATACAGGCCCATGCCACTGACATAAACCAGCAGAATCATGGCCGAATCGTAGCCCATCCCCAGGATGGTCTTATCGCGGCGTTCGAGTATCCCCCAGAGATACAGCCCGGTGCAGATGATTCCCAGCGCTGCCAGAAAACTTGCAGAGGGATCCAGGCTGTCAATAATTGCCCCGTCCCGATACGCCAGATCGGCAGGTAGAAACAGCGCGACTTCCAACAGGTTCGTCCCCAGAATATTTGCCACCGCCATACTGTAAGCACCGAAACGGACTGCAGTCCACGTAGTACTGACCTCCGGCAGACTGGTCGCCAGCGCGACCAGCGTCGCACCGATCAGGCTCTGACCGAGACCACTCTGATCCGCCAGCACTTCCCCCGTCCGCGCCACGACAAAGCCGCTCACCAGCACACCAACCGCCGCCAGAACGAAACGATTCACCAGTTGTCGGGTACTCAGATCACGATATTCGGGATGTGCATTTTTCACATCACGAGGCGATTCAATCGGCTGCTTGAATTCTCCCGCAGGTTCCCACCGTGGTTCCCCTTCATAGCGATGAAATACTCCCAGGCAAAACAGATAGGCCAGGAACAGCAGCACGGGCCAGAGCCCGACTCCCCAGACCACCAGCAGTTCGCCGGTCACCAGCGTAATGATACTGAAGCTCAACATCAGGATCAGAAACACCCCCTGCACCAGGAGCGTTGCTTTAGGAGAGAACAGCGTCAGCGGCTTGTTTCGCAGGAAAATCGCATCCAGTACGGCCAGCACTGCGATCTGCATCACCACCCCGCCCAGCAGATTGTTCCCCGCCATCTCCGCAGCACCAGAGACAGAGGCACTGAGTGTAGTCCCCAGTTCGGGCAGACTGGTCGCACCTCCCAGCAGTAGCGCACCGGCGAACGCTTTCCCAATCCCTGTTCGTTCCGCGATCAGATCGACGTAGTAACTCAGCCTCGAACCACATAGCCAGACTCCCCCGGCTGCGAGACTGAACAGGAGCACATTCAATACCAGCGGATTTGTCTGCAACTCGAATAATGACATGGAGTCAGCAACTTCTTTCTATTTGGAATGACTAAGCTTGCGATAAGACTGACAAACGACCAGAACGAACGCTCAGACAGCAGTCCACCCCACCAAAAACGCGGACAGCCTGTCACACAGGTGCGACAGACTGTCCGGTCAACTCATCAGGCCCGAGATGAATCCCTGATAAATGAAACTCATCTCTGCTGAAGCAGGGGCCTTCATGGTATTAACCAGCCCCTCCTCAATATCAGCAAAAGCAGTACCGTGGTGGTATGCGTTTTGCACTCTTCTCCGACTGCTACTACAAAAGTTTTCAATTAATTCAGGAGGACGATCATGCAAACGATCTCGACCGAAGAACTCCGCGGCAAAATGCAGCGCAATGAAAAAGGTATTCTCGTCAACACCCTATCACAGGATGACTTTCAGAAGGCGCATATCCCGAATTCCATGAACATCCCTCAGCAGCAGGACAATTTCGTCTCGCAGGTGGAACAGGCAGCTGGCAGCAAAGAACTGCCTGTCATCGTTTACTGTGCGAGCGAAGATTGCGGTTCCTCCGAACAGGCGGCACAGAAGCTGGAAGAGGCAGGCTTCTCCAATGTCTATGATTACGAAGGGGGATCAAAGTCATGGAGCGACGCCGGAGAAAAGCTCGTTGCAGGGGCGTAATTCGAGTGGTCATTACTGATTGAGATGTGCTGGTTACTTAAATGCCATCAGTAACCAGCGCATCCTGTGATCACTCGTCTTACGCTTTCTCGCTGGCCGATGGAAATGTTTCCTGCCAATTCATTCATTTTCATCGGTCAGCTTTTCTTTTAGAATCAACAGGTGAATCAATGAATCAGCAAGAACCGAAACAACAGGAACGTCAGCAGTCGATCGAGACACTGCGTGAACTGATCCGTAATATTAAAATCTGCATGCTTACAACCCACTCTTCTGAAGCAGGCATGAGAAGCAGACCCATGATCACAGCCCGACACGAGTTCGATGGTGAACTCTGGCTGTTTACCCACGCCGATGATCCCAAGGTCAAAGAAATCGAGCAGGACCCGCATGTGAATCTCGTCTATTCGGAACCGAGGGAAGACCGCTACATCTCCATTTCCGGCCAGGCACAGCTCATCCAGAACAAGCAGAAAGCAGAGCTGCTCTGGACCGACAGCCTGAATGAATGGTTCTCCGGCGGTCCGGAAGACCCCAGCCTGATGCTGATTTGCGTGCATGTCGCCGAAGCCGAGTACTGGGATGCAAATGTGCAAAACCTCTCCGATGCAGTAAGGGCACTCTTCTTCACTTCGACGGCACCGAAACACGATAAGCTGGAATGGTCAGAAACGCCGTCCTGATCTGAGTGAAACCCAGCCTGCAAGGTCCGGCTGAAACAAAAAAGCCCCGGCAAGCAACACAACCTGCTTGCCGGGGCTTTTTCAGTTTCATTCAATCATGAACTGATCATGATGACTGCGAGCGAGGCAGACTGTCTGCATCCACAAGGTCCGATTCTCGTGACTTCTGACTCTGGTCTGCGATCACTGATTTTTCATATTCCAGCAGTTGCTCAAACAGTTCTTTCACACGCGGTGCGGAAGAACCATTGGCAAGAGATTCATACAACTGAATCAATGCCTGGCGAAACCGGATATTCATATCGTTCAATTCATCCAGCGTCATATCACGCTGTACCCGAATGGAATCCAGCTGCTCGCGTACATCCTCATCCGGGATGTACTGCAGCCACGTATCCAGCACGCCTTCTGCCACCCGCTTTCCGTATCCGTTCAGAGCGGCCTGCCAGTGCAGCTCATGCGCCCGTAACTCTTTGGAGAGCCATTCCACGCTTTCGGATCGGGATTCCACTTCCACGCGTTCCAGCGCCTGACGCATCCGTTTATGAAAAGACTCGACAAGTCCTAAAATATCTTCTACTTTGCGATATGCCATGATGGGTTCTCCTTAATAATGGACCAGCCAGATTAAGGTGCAATTCATATGCCAGTGTCTGAAATCGCCCATGCAGGCACCACAGCCGCTTTAACAGCCATGATCGCAGAATTCTGGTCGCTGAGCGCCCACCCTGGAAGCTCATCAGGCAGCGGTAAACCTGCACAGGAACATTAAGAAACAAAGTAAAGAGCTGCGCTGCCATAGCGCGAAGATGATATACCGCGCATAAAAAAAGCTGCTACCCTTCTAGGCACCAGCCAATCAGCTCCATAAGCGTGCGAATCACAGTTCCCCGTATGCAGGATGCCTCGGCCCAACGACCTCAGCCCACTTATCGCGAAATTCGCCCTCGATTATGGAGCTGCCTTCCAATTTCGATATGAGGTACTAACAGCCAGCCTCCTTTCTCACACTTTCAACAGGCGAGGTGGATGACGAGTCCATTCCTCGCAACCCTTTCG
This genomic interval from Gimesia chilikensis contains the following:
- a CDS encoding sodium:calcium antiporter, with protein sequence MSLFELQTNPLVLNVLLFSLAAGGVWLCGSRLSYYVDLIAERTGIGKAFAGALLLGGATSLPELGTTLSASVSGAAEMAGNNLLGGVVMQIAVLAVLDAIFLRNKPLTLFSPKATLLVQGVFLILMLSFSIITLVTGELLVVWGVGLWPVLLFLAYLFCLGVFHRYEGEPRWEPAGEFKQPIESPRDVKNAHPEYRDLSTRQLVNRFVLAAVGVLVSGFVVARTGEVLADQSGLGQSLIGATLVALATSLPEVSTTWTAVRFGAYSMAVANILGTNLLEVALFLPADLAYRDGAIIDSLDPSASFLAALGIICTGLYLWGILERRDKTILGMGYDSAMILLVYVSGMGLYYYVL
- a CDS encoding aconitate hydratase, which translates into the protein MAANLAQKLIRSHLVEGTMEPGEEIGLHIDQTLTQDATGTLVMLELEAMQLDRVQTEVSVQYVDHNLLQEDFKNPDDHLFLQSACQRFGIWFSRPGNGVSHPLHQEYFGKPGKTLLGSDSHTCSAGALGILAIGAGGLEVAMAMAGFPFYLKMPEIWGVHLTGTLPDWVSAKDLILEMLRRHDVKGAVNRIIEYHGPGLKQLSAMDRHVIANMGAELGATATVFPADTEIQHFLHEQGRADDYTEQTADANASYDIEDEIDLGALEPLIALPSSPGNVHTVREQAGAPIYQAYIGSSANPGYRDFAIAAEIVRGRRIHPRVSLDINPSSRQILMSLVEQSALGALIQSGARIHQAGCNGCIGMGQAPATDQISLRTVPRNFPGRSGTREDKVCLVSPETAAASALSGCITDPRTLEMPCPSIEIPQVRTSRDELFQAPPMDDDLTQFALRKGPNIKSIPEFEPLPDELEVPILLKMRDNISTDEILPAGARVLPYRSNIPEISKFAFEQIDSSYAEHALHIREAGGHSIVAGENYGQGSSREHAALAPRYLGLRLVIVKSFARIHWQNLVNFGILPLTFENPDDYAEIEQNVLLHMESLRHQVADQPTIQVHVNGHTTITARHGLSERQREILLAGGLINWARSSRQKQA
- a CDS encoding pyridoxamine 5'-phosphate oxidase family protein — protein: MNQQEPKQQERQQSIETLRELIRNIKICMLTTHSSEAGMRSRPMITARHEFDGELWLFTHADDPKVKEIEQDPHVNLVYSEPREDRYISISGQAQLIQNKQKAELLWTDSLNEWFSGGPEDPSLMLICVHVAEAEYWDANVQNLSDAVRALFFTSTAPKHDKLEWSETPS
- a CDS encoding rhodanese-like domain-containing protein: MQTISTEELRGKMQRNEKGILVNTLSQDDFQKAHIPNSMNIPQQQDNFVSQVEQAAGSKELPVIVYCASEDCGSSEQAAQKLEEAGFSNVYDYEGGSKSWSDAGEKLVAGA